A region of the Geomonas subterranea genome:
CGGTGAAGGCGACACGCAGGTCCTCCTCGGCATGATCGTCCAGCACCACCCCTTTGCAGCGATAGCTGTTGCCGCCTACGCCGACCCGGACCACCAGTGGCGCTTCGCGCCGCAGCAGTACCCCGTCGGGCAGCTTCTCGCGGGACAGCCTGAGGCGGACCTCGGCGTCGTTTATCTCGGTGACTACCGCGCCGTCATTGAAAACCGTGTTCCCTGATAACGCCACTTCGACCCGCGCTTTCTGGCCGGGCTGGAAGTAGTCCTTATAGTTGTAGGTTCCGTTTTGCATGAGGCGCCGTCCACTCAAATTAAATAACAGCAAAGCTACAGCTGCCTACGGGATGCAATACAAACGCCAACGGGGACCTCAGTGCCGGCGGGTCAGGCAAGTGTTTGATCTAACTGGTGTGACTCATTCAGTGTTTTTAATTGTCATCCGGTCCTATCCGCCAAAGACCCGAAAAACTGGGCCATATCACCGGATACACACGCGAAGTTTCCTTTAATTACAATATTTTTCTTGACATCGAAGCCTCGCTGGCTATTCTAAAACGAAATCATTTCTGTTTAGAGGCGGGGTATGAACCAGTGTCACGCAACGGCCTTGAAGGCCGCCGGTATGAAGGCGACGCCCAAGAGGCTGGCCATCCTCGAGATGCTCGAGGCCGAGCCGGGATACGCGAGCCCCGAGGAATTGTGGAAGAGGTTGAAGGATCGTTTCGACCGGCTGGGCCTTCCCACGGTGTACCGCAACCTGGAGGAACTCTCCGCCAGCGGTGTCCTTTCCAAGGTGATCCACCCTAACCGCCAGCTTTACTACTACTTCTGCAGCAACCGTGAGCACCATCACCACTTCGTCTGCCTCTCCTGCCGCAAGGTCGAGGATATCCCCGCGTGCGGCATCGAGGCGTTGGAGCAGGAGGTGTCCAGGCGCAACGGCGGGAAGGTGCTTTCACACATCCTGCAGTTGAATGGACTGTGCGGCGGCTGTGCTGACAACGGAGATAAACGATGAAATGGCTTCTGGCGTTGCTTCTGGCGCTCCTTCTGGTGGTGCCTGGATGCAGCAGTGAAAAACGGCAGACCAACGGCAAACTGCAGGTGGTGACCACCCTGTTCCCGCTCTACGACTTCGCACGGACCATAGGCGGCGACCGCGCCGATGTCACCCTGCTGCTCCCCCCCGGGGTCGAGCCGCACTCCTTCGAGCCGCGCCCTGAGGACGTGGTGCGCGTGAACCGGGCCGATCTCTTCGTCTATACCAATGCCGCGATGGAACCGTGGGCCGCCAACATCATCTCCGGCATCGACCAGGGCAAGGTCGAGGTAGTAGAAGGGGGGAAGGGGATCGCCCTGAGGCAGGGGCCGGTATCGGAGCAGCACCGCGGGGAGCGTGCCAACGCCCACGAAGGGAAGGGGAGCGATCCCCATATCTGGCTGGATTTCGACAACGCCCGCGCCATCGCCAGGAACATCCTCGCCGCCTACGTCGCCCGCGATCCCCGGAACAAGACGTTCTACCAGCAGAACGCGGCCAAGCTCGACGGCCAGTTGGCCGCCCTGGATCAGCGTTTCAAGGACACCCTGGCCCGCTGCCCGAAGAAGGTTCTGTTGCATGGCGGGCACTACGCGTTCGGGTATCTCGCCAGGCGCTATGGGCTGCAATACATTTCCGCCTCGGCGGTGAACGCCGACGCCGAACCCACACCGGCCAAGCTGGCCGAACTGGTGCAGGTGATGCGCCGTGAGCACCTGAACTACGTCTACACCGAGGAGCTGCTGAGCCCGAGGCTCGCCGAGACCATCGCCCGCGAGACCGGGGCCAAGGTGCTCATGCTGCGGGCCGGGCATAACGTCACCAGGGACGACCTCCAGCGCGGCGTCACCTTCATCTCCCTCATGGAAGAAAATCTCCAGAACCTGAAGACGGGACTGCAATGAAAGACAAGGCTCTCAGCGTGCGCAACCTCTGCGCCGGCTACCACGGCACCGAGGTGCTGCAGGACATCAGCTTCAGCGTGAACGCCGGCGACTACGTCGGGATCTGCGGCCCCAACGGGTCGGGCAAGAGCACCATGATCAAGATCCTCCTGTCGCTCCTCGCGCCCACCTCGGGGGAGGTGTCCCTGTTGGGGACCCCGCAGTGCTCATTTGACCAATGGCACAGGATCGGCTACCTGCCGCAGGGGCTGCAGTTTTTCAACCCGCACTTCCCGGCGACGGTGGACGAGGTGGTCCGCCTGGGGCGGCTCTCCGCGAAAAAGTTTCCGCGGCGTTTCAACCGGGAGGACGCCCTGGCGGTGGAACGGACCATGGAGTGGATGGGCATCTCCCACATCAAGGGGGCGATGATCGGTGAGCTTTCGGGGGGGCTGCGGCAGCGGGTGCTCCTGGCCCGGGCGCTGGTGAACGACCCCTCGCTGCTGATCATGGACGAACCGACCACGGCGCTCGATCCCGAGACCAGGGAAAGCTTTTACAAGCTCATCTTCGAAATGAACCAGGAGAAGAAGTGCACCGTGCTCCTGGTCACCCACGACACCGCCACCATCGGAAAGTACGCATCGCACCTTTTGTACCTGGACAAGAAGGTGATCTTCTACGGCAGTTTCGATGATTTCTGCAACTCCCCAGAAATGACGGGGTTCTTCGGGGAGCATGGGCAGCACCTGGTCTGCCATAGGCATTAAAGTCCTGCGTCCTCCCCCTCCCGTCAAGGGAAGGGGGCTGGTACACGTAGGGGCGAATAAATATTCGCCCTGTCTTTGAGGTTTGAAATGAATCTGAACGAGATGCTCAGCTACGGCTTCATGCAGAGGGCGCTTGTCGGCGGGTCGCTGATCGCGATCCTCTGCTCGGTGCTCGGGGTGTTCCTCGTGCTGCGCAGGCTCTCGCTGATCGGCGACGGCCTCGCCCACGTCACCTTCGGCAGCGTCGCCCTGGCGCTCTTTTTCCGGCTGCACTCGGTCTACATGACCCTCTCCATCATCCCGGTGGTGCTCGCCTCGGCCCTGGGGATCCTGAAGCTGGCCCAGAAGGCCAGGATCTATGGCGACGCGGCCATCGGCATGGTCTCCGCCATCGGCATCGCAACCGGCGTGCTGCTTGCCAGTATCGCCGGCGGGTTCAACGTCGATCTTTTCAGCTACCTCTTCGGCAACATCCTCTCTATCAGCTCGAGCGAACTGGCCATCGCGGCGGTGCTCTTCTTCATCGTCATCGCCGGTGTTTTCATGTTCTACAACGAGCTCTTCGCAAGCACCTTCGACGAGGAACTGGCCAAGAGTTCCGGGCTGAACACGGACCGCATCAACTCGGTCCTGGTACTGCTCACCGCCCTGACCGTGGTGCTCGCCATGAAGGTGGTGGGGATCATGCTGATCTCTGCGCTCCTCATCCTGCCGGCCGTTTCCGCCCTTCAGATCGCCAAGGGATTCAAGACCGCCATCGTGTCGGCAGCCGGGATCGGCGTCGCTACGGTCATCTGCGGCATCTCGGTCTCCTTCGTCATGAACCTCCCGACCGGCGCCACCATCGTGCTGATCAACTTCGCCGTCTTTCTCTGTGCCTTCGCCGCCCGTCCGCTGCTGCGCCACTCCTGATACGGCACGTTCCTGATCGATCCGGGAATTCCGATACAGCCACCGGTTTCCCCTGCCCGTGCCGGATGAGGTCTGGGTGCGGAGGAAGGTGCCATCCTTCCGGCACGTTGCGGCTTCACCCACCCCCCGGCCGCCTCCCGTTATCGTGGCAACATCCTGCGACCGTTTTTTTAATCCCCCGATCAACTTTCCGGAAGCGCCGCCGATAAGGACAATGGGCGGATTTTTGCGCCACTACTGACGAGGCGGCGGGATGATCGAGGCAAAGGGATGGGTGACTGCGCAGGTCGGCGAGAGGTTCGCCGGCCACAACCGGGTGCTGGGGGTGATCGCCTCGCTCCTGGTCGGGCTGGTGCTGCTCGACATCTACCTGGTTCCTCCACCGCCCCCCTGGGCGCTGTACGCGGTGCTCTCCTCGCTGGTTGTGGCCGGCGCGTTCCTGCTGACGCGGCGGCTGCTCCCCGACGGCCAACTCAAGGCGTCACTGGAGCTGGTGCTGCTCCTTGCCTACCTCGTTTTCGTCTGCTGGTGCACCGGCAGGACCGACAGCCCATTCATTCCCGCCATCTACCTCGTCCTCATGGCGACATCTCTCACCTTGGGCAGGCGCATCACCTATCTCATGGCCGGACTCGCCGTCGCCTCCTACTCGTTGCTGGCGGCAGGTGAATACCCACCGCTGTGGAGCCAGATCCCCGGCTACCTGATCCGCGTCATCCCCTTCATCCTGATCGCGCACGTCGGCGCCATCCTCGCCGGGGAGACCGAGGCCGCCCGCTGCGAGGTGGAACGCCTCTCGCTCACCGACGACCTCACCGAGCTGAACAACATGCGCAGCTTCGAGGCCCTTGCCCTGCAGCAGGAGAAGGTTGCGCGCCGTTACCAGGCCCCCTTCGCGATCTGCATGCTGGACGCCGACAACCTGAAGCAGATCAACGACCGCTACGGTCACCTGGCGGGGACGGAGCTGATCAAGTGGACCGCCAGGGTGATCCGCTCGAACATCCGTGAGAGCGACATCGCGGCGCGCTTCGGCGGGGACGAATTCATCATCATGTACACCGACCACGACAAGGAGCAGATCCGCCCGGCTGTGGAGCGGATCGTGCGCGCCATGAACTCCTGCCCCTTCAGCTACGATGGTAACCTGATCGAATGCACCCTGTCCGCCGGCATCGCCTCATTCCCCTGGGATGGGGACGACCTCAAGAGCGTGGTGAAGCAGGCGGACCAGGCCATGTACCGCAGCAAGCGGCTGGGGAAGAACCGGGTTTCTTTGGCGGAGTCGGAGCGTGAGCCGGCGGTGGAGTTGGAGAAGCTACAGGTAGGGAGAGAAAAGCTTCGCGGCCGCGTCCCGCAGCTTGACGGGAAGCGAGCGGGCGTCCATCTCGGCAAGGGTGATCTCCCGCGATAGCGCGAGGCTGGCCTGGCAGCGGTCCTCGAGCTGGGCGGCGAAGTTCAGGTCGTAGACCTCGAGGTTGAACTCGAAGTTGAGCCTGAGGCTTCTCGGGTCGAGGTTGGCGCTGCCGATCAGGCTCCAGCTTCGGTCCACCACCATGAACTTGGTGTGGACGAAGGGGGCGGGCTGGGCGTAGATGCGGACCCCCTGCTGCAGGAGCTCCCACAGGTAGGAGTTGCTGGCCCACTGCAGGTAGGGAAGGTTGTTGGCCTCTGGAAGCACCAGGGTGATCTCCACGCCGCGCAGGGCGGCCGTGATAAGGGCCGATATCAGCGGCCGGTCCGGAATGAAATACGGGGTCACGATGGTGACCGTCCTTCTGGCGCAGGAGAGCGCTCCGAGGATGATCCAGTTGAGCTTTCTGAATTCCTTGTCCGGCCCGTCGCTTACCGCCCGCACCAGGGCCGTCCCCGCCTCAGACAGCTCCGGGAAGTAGCGCGGGTCCGTCAGCTGTTTTCCCTTCGCGAAGTGCCAGTCCTCGAGGAAGGTGCGCTGCAGGTCGGCCACCACCGGCCCGGTCACCTGGAAGTGAAGGTCCTTGACCACCGGGGGGGGGGCGGTGACCATGTGCCTGCTGCCGATGTTCATCCCGCCGGTGAAGCCTGTCCTGCCGTCCACCACCATGATCTTGCGGTGGTTGCGCAGGTTCAGGTATCCACCCGGCCGCAGGGGGAGGAACCTCCTGAACTCCACCTTGGAACCCTTCAGGAGCTCGCCTGCCGTCGGAACCGAGTATTTCTCCCCCAGGCTGTCCACGATGATCCGCACTTCCACGCCGCGGTTCGCCGCCCGGGTCAGCGACCTGATGAAACGCTTCCCCGCCTCGTCCCCGTCGAAGATGTACGTGGAGATGTGCACCGAGGAGTGGGCCGCGTCGATGGCGGCGAGCATGACCGGGTAGGCTTCCTCACCGTTCTCCAGGGGGACCAGGTGGTTTCCCGGCAACAGTCGCGTGCTCACCACGCGCTCGGAGAGGTTGCGCAATTCCCTCAGGTAGGAAAGTTCTCCGGGGAGCTTGGTGGGGGGAAGGTCCGCCGCCGGCTGGGGGAGGATCGGAGCCGGACCGGCTTCCTTGTGCCAGCGTTTGGCGCGGCTGTAGATCCGGTTCACCCCCATGCCCCAGTAGAAGATGGGGCCGAAGAGCGGCACGGCGATGCAGGTGAGGATCCATCCCAGCGCCGAACGCGGGTCGCGCTTGTTGATCAGCGCGTGCCCGGCGGAGAGGACGGCCAGTGAAGCCAGGGAGACCAGCAGGAGCGTGGTGAAGATGTGGTCCAGCACGTGTGCCATAAGGATGAGCCTGTCGTCAGTGAAGCATCTGGCGCGGAGCCGTCATAACAACCAAAAAGAGGGCGGCATGGCTGCCGCCCTCCGGTGGAAATAGGCAACTGCGTGACGTGCCTGGATCAAAGCAGCGTGAAGGGGTGGGCCCGCCTGGTCCACTCGCTTTCCGGGTACTGTGTGGAGAGCTGCTGGTAGATCTCCTTGAGCGCCGCGGGATCGTGGCTGGAGCTGAAACGGGCCACGCCGCGCAGGTACACCGCCTCGGGAGCCGCCGCGCATTCCGGGCAGCCGTTCAGCAGGGTGCTCAGCTGGATCACGGCCTCGTTGAACTGGCCGTCCCCCACGTGCACCTTGCCAATCCCCAGTAGCACCGCCCCCACCATGTCCTCGGGGGGGATGAACCCGACGGTCCGCTGGTGCTCGCGCCCGTAGAGGTCGAGGGTGATCAGGGTCGGGGTCCACGACACCCGGTAATCACCTGTCTGGGTTGTGTTCGCCACCGGGATCCGGACCGGCACCACGCGGTCGGAAATGAAGTTCATCACGTCGGGGTCGGCGAAGGTGACCTCTTCCATCTGCTTGCAGCCGATACATTCCGGGCTGAAGAATTCCAGCAGAACGGTCTTCTGTTCGGCTTTGGCCCGAGCCAGCGCTTTGCCCATGTCCGTTTCCCAAGGTATCATGGTAAACCCTCCTCCCGGTTATCATTAAACCCACGCTAAAGGGTAGCCTTTGGATTTCCCGTGTCAAGTCCCCTAACCGCTTGCAGTTTTGGGCGAAATGCATATAATGAATCCGGCCCAGCCCAGACACTCACGCCTGAAAGGAAGTATTTTGTCCAGCAAAAACCCGCGCCGCGCCGCCTTCGACATCCTGCTTCGCATTGAAAAAGAGAAGTCCTTCGCAGACATCCTGATTGACCACGAACTGTCCAAGGACATGATCAAGGGGGCCGACCGCGGCCTTCTCACCGAACTGGTGTACGGCGTGCTGCGCCGGCAGGGGACCCTGGACCACATCATCGGGCAGTTTTCCAAGCAGAGGACCGACAAACTCGAGCTCTACGTGCTGCTGTTGTTGCGCCTGGGGCTGTACCAGAGTTTCTTCCTCGACCGCGTCCCGGTCTCGGCCGCGGTGAACGAGACGGTGAAGCTCGCCAAGGAACTCGCGCCGCGCGCCTCGGGCTTCATCAACGCCATCCTGAGGAACGCCGACCGAAACCGCGACAACATAAGCTACCCCGACCGCGCCGAAAACCCGGTCGGGTACCTGGCGGTCCGCTACTCCCATCCCGCCTGGCTCACCAAACAGTGGTGCGACCAGTTGGGGGTGGACGGGGCCGAGGAACTCGCCGCCGCCATGTCCGAGCCGCCTCCTTTCACCATCCGGGTCAACACCCTGCGCACCTCCCGGGAGGCGCTCATGGCGCGCCTGGCCGAGGAGGGGATCAACTGTGGCGAGACCCGCTGGTCCCCCGACGGCATCCGGTTGAACCAGTCCGGGCTCATCTCGCGGC
Encoded here:
- a CDS encoding metal ABC transporter solute-binding protein, Zn/Mn family; this encodes MKWLLALLLALLLVVPGCSSEKRQTNGKLQVVTTLFPLYDFARTIGGDRADVTLLLPPGVEPHSFEPRPEDVVRVNRADLFVYTNAAMEPWAANIISGIDQGKVEVVEGGKGIALRQGPVSEQHRGERANAHEGKGSDPHIWLDFDNARAIARNILAAYVARDPRNKTFYQQNAAKLDGQLAALDQRFKDTLARCPKKVLLHGGHYAFGYLARRYGLQYISASAVNADAEPTPAKLAELVQVMRREHLNYVYTEELLSPRLAETIARETGAKVLMLRAGHNVTRDDLQRGVTFISLMEENLQNLKTGLQ
- the rsmB gene encoding 16S rRNA (cytosine(967)-C(5))-methyltransferase RsmB, whose amino-acid sequence is MSSKNPRRAAFDILLRIEKEKSFADILIDHELSKDMIKGADRGLLTELVYGVLRRQGTLDHIIGQFSKQRTDKLELYVLLLLRLGLYQSFFLDRVPVSAAVNETVKLAKELAPRASGFINAILRNADRNRDNISYPDRAENPVGYLAVRYSHPAWLTKQWCDQLGVDGAEELAAAMSEPPPFTIRVNTLRTSREALMARLAEEGINCGETRWSPDGIRLNQSGLISRLPSFRDGLFTVQDESSQLAPLFLAPEKGDRVLDACAAPGGKTTQIAQLMGDSGEIYACDVNHKKLRLIKETCDRLGINSVRTFTMDATAPSPAIKEVTFQRILVDAPCSGLGVIRRNPEGKWSKSPEDLLPQARTQVTILENLCKYLEKDGTLLYATCSTSVQENEYVIDTFLREHPEFVAEDLRTLFPGFAPLFTERGFFRSWPHRDGMDGFFAARLKKTK
- a CDS encoding metal ABC transporter ATP-binding protein, with translation MKDKALSVRNLCAGYHGTEVLQDISFSVNAGDYVGICGPNGSGKSTMIKILLSLLAPTSGEVSLLGTPQCSFDQWHRIGYLPQGLQFFNPHFPATVDEVVRLGRLSAKKFPRRFNREDALAVERTMEWMGISHIKGAMIGELSGGLRQRVLLARALVNDPSLLIMDEPTTALDPETRESFYKLIFEMNQEKKCTVLLVTHDTATIGKYASHLLYLDKKVIFYGSFDDFCNSPEMTGFFGEHGQHLVCHRH
- a CDS encoding Fur family transcriptional regulator, encoding MNQCHATALKAAGMKATPKRLAILEMLEAEPGYASPEELWKRLKDRFDRLGLPTVYRNLEELSASGVLSKVIHPNRQLYYYFCSNREHHHHFVCLSCRKVEDIPACGIEALEQEVSRRNGGKVLSHILQLNGLCGGCADNGDKR
- a CDS encoding GGDEF domain-containing protein; this translates as MIEAKGWVTAQVGERFAGHNRVLGVIASLLVGLVLLDIYLVPPPPPWALYAVLSSLVVAGAFLLTRRLLPDGQLKASLELVLLLAYLVFVCWCTGRTDSPFIPAIYLVLMATSLTLGRRITYLMAGLAVASYSLLAAGEYPPLWSQIPGYLIRVIPFILIAHVGAILAGETEAARCEVERLSLTDDLTELNNMRSFEALALQQEKVARRYQAPFAICMLDADNLKQINDRYGHLAGTELIKWTARVIRSNIRESDIAARFGGDEFIIMYTDHDKEQIRPAVERIVRAMNSCPFSYDGNLIECTLSAGIASFPWDGDDLKSVVKQADQAMYRSKRLGKNRVSLAESEREPAVELEKLQVGREKLRGRVPQLDGKRAGVHLGKGDLPR
- the cls gene encoding cardiolipin synthase; the protein is MAHVLDHIFTTLLLVSLASLAVLSAGHALINKRDPRSALGWILTCIAVPLFGPIFYWGMGVNRIYSRAKRWHKEAGPAPILPQPAADLPPTKLPGELSYLRELRNLSERVVSTRLLPGNHLVPLENGEEAYPVMLAAIDAAHSSVHISTYIFDGDEAGKRFIRSLTRAANRGVEVRIIVDSLGEKYSVPTAGELLKGSKVEFRRFLPLRPGGYLNLRNHRKIMVVDGRTGFTGGMNIGSRHMVTAPPPVVKDLHFQVTGPVVADLQRTFLEDWHFAKGKQLTDPRYFPELSEAGTALVRAVSDGPDKEFRKLNWIILGALSCARRTVTIVTPYFIPDRPLISALITAALRGVEITLVLPEANNLPYLQWASNSYLWELLQQGVRIYAQPAPFVHTKFMVVDRSWSLIGSANLDPRSLRLNFEFNLEVYDLNFAAQLEDRCQASLALSREITLAEMDARSLPVKLRDAAAKLFSPYL
- a CDS encoding thioredoxin fold domain-containing protein; translation: MIPWETDMGKALARAKAEQKTVLLEFFSPECIGCKQMEEVTFADPDVMNFISDRVVPVRIPVANTTQTGDYRVSWTPTLITLDLYGREHQRTVGFIPPEDMVGAVLLGIGKVHVGDGQFNEAVIQLSTLLNGCPECAAAPEAVYLRGVARFSSSHDPAALKEIYQQLSTQYPESEWTRRAHPFTLL
- a CDS encoding metal ABC transporter permease, which encodes MNLNEMLSYGFMQRALVGGSLIAILCSVLGVFLVLRRLSLIGDGLAHVTFGSVALALFFRLHSVYMTLSIIPVVLASALGILKLAQKARIYGDAAIGMVSAIGIATGVLLASIAGGFNVDLFSYLFGNILSISSSELAIAAVLFFIVIAGVFMFYNELFASTFDEELAKSSGLNTDRINSVLVLLTALTVVLAMKVVGIMLISALLILPAVSALQIAKGFKTAIVSAAGIGVATVICGISVSFVMNLPTGATIVLINFAVFLCAFAARPLLRHS